In Phycisphaerae bacterium, the genomic stretch CAGCGTCTCGCCGAACAGGGCCGCGCCGCCGTCCACCGCGATTTCACCGCCGCCCGCATGGCCGACGCCGCCTGGGCGTTGTACGGGCGCTTCGTATCCAGCGCCCATCCACCATATGATGCCGCATCGGAACGACACCGATGCTGAACGCCACCTCCATCTCCAAACACTATTCGACGCGCGCTGGCGAACTCGTGGTCCTGCGCGACGTTTCGCTCACCCTGGAACCCGGCCAATCCGCGGCCATCCTCGGCCCCTCCGGCTCCGGCAAGAGCACCCTGCTCAACATCCTCGGCACGCTCGAGCCGCCGACCACCGGGCGCTTGCGGCTCGGCGACTGCGACCCCTTCGCGCTCGCTGCCCGCGACCTGGCCCGATTCCGCAATCGCCACATCGGGTTCGTCTTCCAGGATCATCACCTGCTCCCCCAATGCTCCGTGCTTGAGAACGTGCTGCTGCCCACGCTCGCCGGCACACCCGCACCCGCTGCCGCCGATCGCGCGCAGCGCCTGCTCGCCCAGGTCGGACTTGCGGACCGTCTCGATCACCGCCCAGCCGAGCTCTCCGGCGGCGAGAAACAGCGCGCCGCGCTGGCCCGCGCGCTCGTCAATCGCCCGACACTCGTGCTCGCCGACGAGCCCACCGGCAACCTCGACAGCGCGACCACCAACACCGTGGGTGCCTTGCTCGCGCGCTTGCCGCGCGACGAGCAGGTCATCCTGATCGTCGTCACGCATAGCCCGATGCTCGCGGCCCGCTTCGACTGCCGGTACGAGCTCACCGACGGCGTGCTGCACCCGCAGCCGCCCGCGTAGCGAGGTCGCCGTGGACCTGCTGACCTTCCAGCGCCGCAGCCTGGTGCACCACTGGCGAGCCCAGCTCGCCGTGCTGCTCGGCGTGGCGGCGGCGACGGCGGCGCTTAGCGGGGCATTGTTCGTGGGCGACTCGATGCGCGGCAGCTTGCGGGACATGGCGCTCGAGCGCCTCGGCCGAGTCACCCACGCTGTGCAGACACCCACGACAATCCGTGCGGCGCTCGCGGACGAAATCGCCCAAGCGCCTGAAGCTGGCACCGTCGTGCCTGTCACGCTGCTGACGGGCTCGGCGCGCCACGCAGCCACGCGCGCGGCGGTCCATCGGGTCGCCATCCTGGGCATTGATGACCGCTTCTGGCAGCTCGATCAAACCCCTCTTCCTCCCGGGGGGACAGCAGGCTGGGGGCCGAGCGGCAGCGGTCTCGCCGTCCTTCTCAACCAGCCGCTCGCCGACGACCTCGGCGCCCAGCCGGGCGATGACCTCCTGCTCCGCGTCGCGCGGCCGGCGCTCATCTCCCCCGAACTGCTCCTCGGGCAACGTGCCGACACCACGCTCGCGCTGCGGCTGA encodes the following:
- a CDS encoding ABC transporter ATP-binding protein produces the protein MLNATSISKHYSTRAGELVVLRDVSLTLEPGQSAAILGPSGSGKSTLLNILGTLEPPTTGRLRLGDCDPFALAARDLARFRNRHIGFVFQDHHLLPQCSVLENVLLPTLAGTPAPAAADRAQRLLAQVGLADRLDHRPAELSGGEKQRAALARALVNRPTLVLADEPTGNLDSATTNTVGALLARLPRDEQVILIVVTHSPMLAARFDCRYELTDGVLHPQPPA